The following are encoded together in the Bacteroidota bacterium genome:
- the uvrB gene encoding excinuclease ABC subunit UvrB, producing the protein MDFKLQSKYKAQGDQPEAIKQLTEGLNRSEKYQTLLGVTGSGKTFTMAHVIQNMNRPTLILSHNKTLVAQLYGEFKQFFPDNAVEYFVSYYDYYQPEAYLPVTNTYIEKDLNINDEIERLRLKATSSLLSGRRDVIVVASVSCIYGIGNPESFNDATIKIKVGEEINRKEFLFKLIDGLYVRTNTELNNGTFRVAGDIIEIFPSYSETAIRLSFYDLELEGIETIDPVSFRRIDSFKEYTIFPANLFVTPSDVQDLAINEIKTDLLNQSSVFEKAGKYQEAKRLSDRVNLDIEMIKELGYCSGIENYSRYFDRRKKGERPFCLLDYFPKDYLMFIDESHVTIPQVKGMHGGDTSRKSVLVDYGFRLPAALDNRPLEINEFEFMQNQVIYVSATPRDYELEKSNGVVVEQVVRPTGLLDPRIEIKPCQNQIDDLLDEIDKRVEKNERILVTTLTKRMSEELSKYLLNLNIKARYLHSEIDTLERIEILRNLRLGKFDVLVGINLLREGLDLPEVSLVAILDADKEGFLRSETSLTQTAGRAARHINGKVIMYADKITKSMQRTIDETNRRREKQVKYNVEHKITPRSIVKSTDKIFEQSSIVDSRKRAKSYFDYEQKSSLVADPVIKYMSKKQIEKSIEDTEKKMKKAAKELNFTLAAQHRDDLFELKKLLENKV; encoded by the coding sequence GTGGATTTTAAATTGCAATCAAAATACAAAGCTCAAGGAGACCAGCCGGAAGCAATAAAGCAACTTACCGAAGGATTGAATAGGAGTGAAAAGTACCAAACCCTGCTTGGAGTTACAGGTTCGGGGAAAACATTTACTATGGCTCATGTAATTCAAAACATGAATAGGCCTACTTTGATTTTAAGTCATAACAAAACACTTGTTGCTCAGCTTTATGGCGAATTTAAACAATTTTTTCCTGATAATGCTGTGGAATATTTCGTTTCTTACTACGATTATTATCAGCCTGAAGCTTACTTACCTGTAACAAATACATACATTGAAAAAGATTTGAACATTAATGACGAAATTGAAAGATTGCGATTAAAAGCTACATCTTCTTTATTGTCAGGCAGGAGAGATGTTATTGTGGTGGCTTCTGTTTCTTGTATTTATGGAATAGGAAATCCTGAATCATTTAATGATGCAACGATAAAAATAAAAGTTGGTGAAGAAATAAATAGAAAAGAATTTTTGTTCAAACTAATTGACGGTCTTTATGTAAGAACAAATACTGAATTAAATAATGGAACTTTTAGAGTGGCAGGTGATATTATTGAAATATTTCCTTCCTATAGCGAAACGGCAATTCGCCTTAGTTTTTATGATTTGGAGCTCGAAGGCATAGAAACTATTGATCCCGTTTCTTTTAGAAGAATTGATTCTTTTAAAGAATATACAATATTTCCTGCAAATTTATTTGTTACTCCTTCGGATGTTCAGGATTTGGCGATAAATGAAATTAAAACCGATCTTTTAAATCAAAGTAGTGTTTTTGAAAAAGCAGGGAAATATCAGGAAGCAAAAAGATTAAGTGATAGGGTTAATCTTGATATTGAAATGATAAAAGAGTTGGGATATTGTTCCGGTATTGAAAATTATTCAAGGTACTTTGATAGAAGAAAAAAGGGAGAAAGACCATTTTGCCTTTTGGATTATTTTCCTAAGGATTATCTGATGTTTATTGACGAAAGTCATGTAACAATTCCACAGGTAAAAGGTATGCATGGAGGTGATACTTCACGAAAGAGTGTTTTAGTTGACTACGGCTTTAGATTGCCTGCCGCTTTGGATAACAGACCTTTGGAAATAAATGAATTTGAGTTTATGCAAAATCAGGTAATTTATGTGAGTGCAACACCCAGAGATTATGAACTTGAAAAAAGTAATGGTGTAGTGGTTGAACAAGTGGTGCGACCTACAGGGCTTCTTGACCCGAGAATTGAAATAAAACCTTGTCAGAATCAAATTGATGACTTGCTTGATGAAATTGATAAAAGGGTAGAAAAGAATGAGAGGATTTTGGTAACAACCTTAACAAAAAGAATGTCGGAGGAATTGAGCAAATATTTATTGAACTTAAATATAAAAGCAAGGTATCTGCACTCCGAAATTGATACGCTTGAAAGGATAGAAATACTACGTAATCTTCGTTTGGGAAAATTTGATGTTTTGGTGGGAATAAATTTGTTACGCGAGGGTTTAGATTTGCCTGAAGTTTCTCTTGTTGCAATACTTGATGCTGACAAAGAAGGTTTTTTACGATCTGAAACATCTTTGACTCAAACTGCCGGAAGGGCTGCAAGGCATATTAATGGAAAAGTAATTATGTATGCCGATAAAATTACTAAAAGTATGCAAAGGACTATTGATGAGACAAATAGAAGGAGAGAGAAGCAAGTGAAATATAATGTCGAGCATAAGATTACACCAAGAAGTATAGTTAAATCAACTGACAAAATATTTGAACAATCTTCAATTGTTGATTCCAGAAAAAGAGCAAAATCATACTTTGATTATGAGCAAAAGTCAAGTTTGGTTGCAGATCCTGTTATCAAATATATGAGTAAAAAACAAATTGAAAAATCAATAGAGGATACGGAAAAGAAAATGAAGAAAGCGGCTAAAGAACTAAATTTCACCCTTGCAGCACAGCATAGAGATGATTTGTTTGAGTTGAAAAAGCTTCTGGAGAATAAAGTTTAA